A genomic window from Salvia splendens isolate huo1 chromosome 11, SspV2, whole genome shotgun sequence includes:
- the LOC121754264 gene encoding uncharacterized protein LOC121754264 — protein MVRKLVHNSKIINFYNMSKRISGQELLTVIIRLKNDFKVDGNVLPIHFFQKATSEIAEELGVRFSWSELYERFQSFEQHFILFDDVVNTTGVSWNVDFNTMAAATPVRESILKLLFWCV, from the coding sequence ATGGTACGCAAACTCGTCCACAATTCCAAAATAATCAACTTCTACAACATGTCGAAAAGAATCTCAGGTCAAGAATTGCTGACTGTCATCATACGGCTGAAGAATGACTTCAAGGTGGATGGTAACGTGTTGCCAATTCACTTCTTCCAAAAAGCAACGAGCGAGATAGCGGAGGAATTGGGTGTGCGTTTCTCGTGGTCGGAGTTATACGAGAGGTTCCAATCGTTCGAGCAACACTTCATACTCTTCGATGATGTGGTGAACACTACAGGAGTTTCTTGGAATGTCGATTTTAACACTATGGCAGCTGCCACTCCAGTCCGGGAGTCGATATTGAAGTTATTGTTTTG
- the LOC121754961 gene encoding B3 domain-containing protein REM16-like isoform X2 — protein sequence MTSFRNTLSPPPYCHVFPLCSRDIPRKWVSRHGHRTPDSCTLELVNGLQWSVHLTKSRYVTWCFDGGWSEFVRGARIEPNDFLVFLYNGDGVFQVLRFNDQGWMPMRDLTSVEDLAMQLRRDGDTSSDDTGVER from the exons ATGACATCATTTCGAAATACTCTTTCACCTCCTCCTTACTGCCATGTCTTCCCATTATGTTCCCGC GACATTCCTCGCAAGTGGGTCTCGCGACACGGGCACAGGACTCCGGACTCATGCACGTTGGAGCTTGTCAATGGACTGCAATGGTCCGTTCATTTGACCAAGTCACGGTATGTGACTTGGTGCTTTGATGGGGGATGGTCGGAGTTCGTTCGTGGCGCACGTATAGAACCAAATGATTTTCTTGTTTTCCTTTACAATGGTGACGGCGTTTTCCAAGTATTGCGATTCAATGATCAAGGGTGGATGCCGATGCGAGACCTCACAT CCGTAGAGGACCTAGCAATGCAGCTTCGTCGCGATGGCGATACTTCTAGTGATGATACAGGTGTCGAGCGTTAG
- the LOC121754961 gene encoding B3 domain-containing protein At5g57720-like isoform X1, translated as MSSHYVPAHVIPAFSKHYSVYHDREFLDIPRKWVSRHGHRTPDSCTLELVNGLQWSVHLTKSRYVTWCFDGGWSEFVRGARIEPNDFLVFLYNGDGVFQVLRFNDQGWMPMRDLTSVEDLAMQLRRDGDTSSDDTGVER; from the exons ATGTCTTCCCATTATGTTCCCGC GCACGTCATACCTGCGTTCAGCAAGCACTACTCCGTCTACCATGACAGAGAGTTCCTT GACATTCCTCGCAAGTGGGTCTCGCGACACGGGCACAGGACTCCGGACTCATGCACGTTGGAGCTTGTCAATGGACTGCAATGGTCCGTTCATTTGACCAAGTCACGGTATGTGACTTGGTGCTTTGATGGGGGATGGTCGGAGTTCGTTCGTGGCGCACGTATAGAACCAAATGATTTTCTTGTTTTCCTTTACAATGGTGACGGCGTTTTCCAAGTATTGCGATTCAATGATCAAGGGTGGATGCCGATGCGAGACCTCACAT CCGTAGAGGACCTAGCAATGCAGCTTCGTCGCGATGGCGATACTTCTAGTGATGATACAGGTGTCGAGCGTTAG